A part of Crassostrea angulata isolate pt1a10 chromosome 5, ASM2561291v2, whole genome shotgun sequence genomic DNA contains:
- the LOC128183168 gene encoding synaptotagmin-1-like isoform X1, translating into MPAVIMDLLQRVKRGVEVVATTAGSVAKEAVQNAVADTGAAPGPTTVAPSGDGSGVTEAPKGIDKLKNLVTGELSKLPIWALILIAAGAILFFLCCCYCVCKRCICKKRKKKEGKKGLKGPVDLKAVQLIGASLKKEKIQPDLEELEVNMEQDDDNESTKSEVKLGKLQFQLDYDFTKNELTVGVIQAADLPGMDMSGTSDPYVKVYLLPDKKKKFETKVHRKTLNPVFNETFTFKNVPYAEVGAKTLVFAIYDFDRFSKHDQIGQVKIPLNTVDLCQVLEEWRDLISPDNDAEKENKLGDICFSLRYVPTAGKLTVVVLEAKNLKKMDVGGLSDPYVKISMMLNGKRVKKKKTTIKKCTLNPYYNESFTFEVPFEQIQKVQLYITVVDYDRIGTSEPIGRVVLGCNSSGTELRHWSDMLANPRRPIAQWHTLQEVPEKS; encoded by the exons ATGCCTGCAGTAATAATGGACCTTCTTCAGAGAGTTAAGAGAGGGGTAGAGGTGGTTGCCACGACAGCAGGCAGTGTTGCTAAGGAAGCTGTTCAAAATGCTGTGGCTGATACCGGGGCGGCCCCTGGTCCCACTACAGTGGCTCCCTCTGGGGATGGGTCAGGTGTCACTGAGGCCCCAAAGGGAATCGATAAACTCAAAAACCTTGTGACAGGAGAGTTAAGCAAAC taccTATTTGGGCATTAATACTTATAGCAGCTGGGGCCATACTATTTTTCTTATGTTGTTGTTATTGTGTCTGTAAACgatgtatatgtaaaaaacgCAAGAAGAAAGAAGGCAAAAAAGGACTGAAGGGCCCAGTGGACCTTAAGGCAGTCCAGCTCATCGGAGCGTCCCTGAAAAAAGAGAAA ATACAGCCTGACCTTGAGGAATTAGAGGTCAACATGGAACAGGACGATGACAATGAGAGCACGAAGTCCGAGGTCAAACTCGGCAAGCTTCAGTTCCAGTTAGACTACGACTTCACAAAGAATGAG CTGACGGTGGGCGTAATTCAAGCTGCGGACCTACCGGGTATGGACATGTCTGGCACCTCAGATCCGTACGTCAAAGTTTACCTCCTGCCCgacaaaaagaagaaatttgaaacaaaagttCATCGCAAGACACTGAACCCCGTCTTCAATGAAACATTTACCTTCAAG AATGTTCCTTATGCAGAGGTAGGGGCAAAAACATTGGTATTCGCAATCTACGACTTTGACCGATTTTCAAAGCACGACCAGATTGGACAAGTAAAAATTCCACTTAACACTGTGGACTTGTGTCAAGTTCTTGAAGAGTGGCGAGACTTAATCAGCCCTGATAATGATGCTGAAAAG GAGAACAAGTTGGGAGACATTTGCTTCTCCTTGCGATACGTTCCCACGGCAGGGAAGCTGACCGTCGTCGTACTGGAGGCCAAAAATCTCAAAAAGATGGACGTGGGTGGTCTCTCAG ATCCATATGTTAAGATCTCTATGATGTTAAATGGGAAACGGGTCAAGAAGAAGAAAACCACCATCAAGAAGTGCACACTTAATCCATACTATAACGAGTCATTCACTTTCGAGGTGCCCTTCGAACAGATACAG AAGGTACAGCTGTACATCACAGTGGTAGATTATGACAGAATAGGAACCTCGGAACCGATTGGGCGTGTCGTCCTGGGATGTAATTCAAGTGGAACCGAGCTCCGCCATTGGAGTGACATGCTGGCAAACCCACGACGACCCATCGCCCAGTGGCACACCTTACAGGAAGTGCCCGAGAAAAGCTAA
- the LOC128183168 gene encoding synaptotagmin-1-like isoform X3 → MPAVIMDLLQRVKRGVEVVATTAGSVAKEAVQNAVADTGAAPGPTTVAPSGDGSGVTEAPKGIDKLKNLVTGELSKLGLPMWALIAIGVACLLVLLCCCYCICKRCICKKRKGKDGKKGLKASLKPGLEFALKKENIQPDLEELEVNMEQDDDNESTKSEVKLGKLQFQLDYDFTKNELTVGVIQAADLPGMDMSGTSDPYVKVYLLPDKKKKFETKVHRKTLNPVFNETFTFKNVPYAEVGAKTLVFAIYDFDRFSKHDQIGQVKIPLNTVDLCQVLEEWRDLISPDNDAEKENKLGDICFSLRYVPTAGKLTVVVLEAKNLKKMDVGGLSDPYVKIALYQGSKRLKKKKTTIKKNTLNPYFNESFSFEVPFEQIQKVQLYITVVDYDRIGTSEPIGRVVLGCNSSGTELRHWSDMLANPRRPIAQWHTLQEVPEKS, encoded by the exons ATGCCTGCAGTAATAATGGACCTTCTTCAGAGAGTTAAGAGAGGGGTAGAGGTGGTTGCCACGACAGCAGGCAGTGTTGCTAAGGAAGCTGTTCAAAATGCTGTGGCTGATACCGGGGCGGCCCCTGGTCCCACTACAGTGGCTCCCTCTGGGGATGGGTCAGGTGTCACTGAGGCCCCAAAGGGAATCGATAAACTCAAAAACCTTGTGACAGGAGAGTTAAGCAAAC TGGGTCTCCCCATGTGGGCGCTGATTGCTATCGGAGTGGCCTGTCTCCTGGTGTTGTTATGTTGTTGTTATTGTATATGTAAGCGATGTATTTGTAAGAAACGCAAAGGTAAAGACGGAAAGAAAGGCCTGAAGGCCAGCTTGAAGCCGGGACTCGAGTTTGCCCTCAAAAAGGAAAAC ATACAGCCTGACCTTGAGGAATTAGAGGTCAACATGGAACAGGACGATGACAATGAGAGCACGAAGTCCGAGGTCAAACTCGGCAAGCTTCAGTTCCAGTTAGACTACGACTTCACAAAGAATGAG CTGACGGTGGGCGTAATTCAAGCTGCGGACCTACCGGGTATGGACATGTCTGGCACCTCAGATCCGTACGTCAAAGTTTACCTCCTGCCCgacaaaaagaagaaatttgaaacaaaagttCATCGCAAGACACTGAACCCCGTCTTCAATGAAACATTTACCTTCAAG AATGTTCCTTATGCAGAGGTAGGGGCAAAAACATTGGTATTCGCAATCTACGACTTTGACCGATTTTCAAAGCACGACCAGATTGGACAAGTAAAAATTCCACTTAACACTGTGGACTTGTGTCAAGTTCTTGAAGAGTGGCGAGACTTAATCAGCCCTGATAATGATGCTGAAAAG GAGAACAAGTTGGGAGACATTTGCTTCTCCTTGCGATACGTTCCCACGGCAGGGAAGCTGACCGTCGTCGTACTGGAGGCCAAAAATCTCAAAAAGATGGACGTGGGTGGTCTCTCAG ATCCCTATGTGAAAATTGCCCTCTATCAGGGCAGCAAACGcctgaagaaaaagaaaaccacCATTAAGAAAAATACCTTGAACCCCTACTTTAATGAGTCCTTCTCGTTTGAGGTTCCTTTTGAGCAGATTCAG AAGGTACAGCTGTACATCACAGTGGTAGATTATGACAGAATAGGAACCTCGGAACCGATTGGGCGTGTCGTCCTGGGATGTAATTCAAGTGGAACCGAGCTCCGCCATTGGAGTGACATGCTGGCAAACCCACGACGACCCATCGCCCAGTGGCACACCTTACAGGAAGTGCCCGAGAAAAGCTAA
- the LOC128183168 gene encoding synaptotagmin-1-like isoform X2, which translates to MPAVIMDLLQRVKRGVEVVATTAGSVAKEAVQNAVADTGAAPGPTTVAPSGDGSGVTEAPKGIDKLKNLVTGELSKLPIWALILIAAGAILFFLCCCYCVCKRCICKKRKKKEGKKGLKGPVDLKAVQLIGASLKKEKIQPDLEELEVNMEQDDDNESTKSEVKLGKLQFQLDYDFTKNELTVGVIQAADLPGMDMSGTSDPYVKVYLLPDKKKKFETKVHRKTLNPVFNETFTFKNVPYAEVGAKTLVFAIYDFDRFSKHDQIGQVKIPLNTVDLCQVLEEWRDLISPDNDAEKENKLGDICFSLRYVPTAGKLTVVVLEAKNLKKMDVGGLSDPYVKIALYQGSKRLKKKKTTIKKNTLNPYFNESFSFEVPFEQIQKVQLYITVVDYDRIGTSEPIGRVVLGCNSSGTELRHWSDMLANPRRPIAQWHTLQEVPEKS; encoded by the exons ATGCCTGCAGTAATAATGGACCTTCTTCAGAGAGTTAAGAGAGGGGTAGAGGTGGTTGCCACGACAGCAGGCAGTGTTGCTAAGGAAGCTGTTCAAAATGCTGTGGCTGATACCGGGGCGGCCCCTGGTCCCACTACAGTGGCTCCCTCTGGGGATGGGTCAGGTGTCACTGAGGCCCCAAAGGGAATCGATAAACTCAAAAACCTTGTGACAGGAGAGTTAAGCAAAC taccTATTTGGGCATTAATACTTATAGCAGCTGGGGCCATACTATTTTTCTTATGTTGTTGTTATTGTGTCTGTAAACgatgtatatgtaaaaaacgCAAGAAGAAAGAAGGCAAAAAAGGACTGAAGGGCCCAGTGGACCTTAAGGCAGTCCAGCTCATCGGAGCGTCCCTGAAAAAAGAGAAA ATACAGCCTGACCTTGAGGAATTAGAGGTCAACATGGAACAGGACGATGACAATGAGAGCACGAAGTCCGAGGTCAAACTCGGCAAGCTTCAGTTCCAGTTAGACTACGACTTCACAAAGAATGAG CTGACGGTGGGCGTAATTCAAGCTGCGGACCTACCGGGTATGGACATGTCTGGCACCTCAGATCCGTACGTCAAAGTTTACCTCCTGCCCgacaaaaagaagaaatttgaaacaaaagttCATCGCAAGACACTGAACCCCGTCTTCAATGAAACATTTACCTTCAAG AATGTTCCTTATGCAGAGGTAGGGGCAAAAACATTGGTATTCGCAATCTACGACTTTGACCGATTTTCAAAGCACGACCAGATTGGACAAGTAAAAATTCCACTTAACACTGTGGACTTGTGTCAAGTTCTTGAAGAGTGGCGAGACTTAATCAGCCCTGATAATGATGCTGAAAAG GAGAACAAGTTGGGAGACATTTGCTTCTCCTTGCGATACGTTCCCACGGCAGGGAAGCTGACCGTCGTCGTACTGGAGGCCAAAAATCTCAAAAAGATGGACGTGGGTGGTCTCTCAG ATCCCTATGTGAAAATTGCCCTCTATCAGGGCAGCAAACGcctgaagaaaaagaaaaccacCATTAAGAAAAATACCTTGAACCCCTACTTTAATGAGTCCTTCTCGTTTGAGGTTCCTTTTGAGCAGATTCAG AAGGTACAGCTGTACATCACAGTGGTAGATTATGACAGAATAGGAACCTCGGAACCGATTGGGCGTGTCGTCCTGGGATGTAATTCAAGTGGAACCGAGCTCCGCCATTGGAGTGACATGCTGGCAAACCCACGACGACCCATCGCCCAGTGGCACACCTTACAGGAAGTGCCCGAGAAAAGCTAA